One Glutamicibacter halophytocola DNA segment encodes these proteins:
- the ychF gene encoding redox-regulated ATPase YchF, with amino-acid sequence MALTIGIVGLPNVGKSTMFNALTRAQVLAANYPFATIEPNVGVVPLPDSRLKVLAGIFGSERILPATVSFVDIAGIVKGASEGEGLGNKFLATIREADAICQVTRAFVNDDVIHVNGKVDPASDIETIATELILADLQTIENQLPRLEKELRSKKIEKSFLDAVLNAQKVLEEGITLFAAGKTKGIDLEELAPMQLMTTKPFIYVFNTDEAGLADTEMQAKLSELVAPAEAIFLDAQFESELAELEEDEAAEMMEDAGIEESGLDKLARVGYDTLGLQSYLTAGPKETRAWTIRRGATAPEAAGVIHTDFQRGFIKAEVVAFDDLVELGSIANAKSAGKARIEGKDYIMKDGDVVEFRHGITSASQGKK; translated from the coding sequence GTGGCTCTTACTATCGGAATCGTCGGACTGCCCAACGTCGGCAAGTCCACCATGTTCAACGCGCTGACCCGTGCCCAGGTACTGGCAGCCAACTACCCGTTCGCAACCATTGAACCCAATGTGGGTGTCGTGCCGTTGCCAGATTCGCGCCTGAAGGTGCTCGCCGGGATCTTCGGTTCCGAGCGCATCCTGCCAGCCACCGTATCCTTCGTGGATATCGCTGGCATCGTCAAGGGCGCTTCCGAGGGCGAGGGCCTGGGCAACAAGTTCCTGGCCACCATCCGCGAAGCTGACGCGATCTGCCAGGTCACCCGCGCATTCGTCAATGACGACGTCATCCACGTGAACGGCAAGGTGGACCCGGCTTCGGATATCGAGACCATCGCTACCGAGCTGATCCTTGCCGACCTGCAGACCATCGAGAACCAGCTGCCACGCCTTGAGAAGGAATTGCGCAGCAAGAAGATCGAGAAGTCCTTCCTGGATGCAGTGCTCAACGCGCAGAAGGTGCTTGAAGAGGGCATCACCCTGTTCGCCGCTGGCAAGACCAAGGGCATCGATCTTGAAGAGCTCGCTCCAATGCAGCTGATGACCACCAAGCCATTCATCTACGTGTTCAACACCGATGAGGCCGGGCTGGCCGACACCGAGATGCAGGCCAAGCTCTCCGAGCTGGTGGCACCTGCCGAGGCGATTTTCCTGGACGCCCAGTTCGAATCCGAGCTGGCCGAGCTGGAAGAAGACGAAGCTGCCGAGATGATGGAAGATGCCGGCATCGAAGAGTCCGGCCTGGACAAGCTGGCTCGCGTTGGCTACGACACCTTGGGCCTGCAGTCCTACCTGACCGCTGGTCCAAAGGAAACCCGTGCGTGGACCATCCGCCGCGGCGCGACCGCTCCGGAAGCCGCCGGCGTGATCCACACCGACTTCCAGCGTGGCTTCATCAAGGCCGAGGTTGTGGCCTTTGATGATCTGGTGGAGCTGGGCTCCATCGCCAACGCCAAGTCCGCTGGCAAGGCCCGCATCGAAGGCAAGGACTACATCATGAAGGACGGCGACGTTGTGGAGTTCCGGCACGGAATAACCTCTGCGTCCCAAGGCAAGAAGTGA
- a CDS encoding 4-hydroxy-3-methylbut-2-enyl diphosphate reductase, translating to MATSTSIPVSLPVPRIPRVRRTPAEIAAASPQVSERKVLLAAPRGYCAGVDRAVVAVEKALEHYGPPVYVRKQIVHNLHVVSELESRGAIFVEENEEVPEGALVVFSAHGVSPAVVQSAADRNLQTIDATCPLVTKVHREAVRFAKNDYEILLIGHEGHEEVEGTYGEAPEVTTIVNNPEEADTVQVKDPDKLIWLSQTTLSVDETMEIVRRLRKRFPNLQDPPSDDICYATTNRQAAIKNIAPQADLVIVVGSANSSNSVRLVEVALDHGAKAAYRVDFANEVDESWFEGVSTVGVTSGASVPEVLVREVVSLLADYGFTDVAEVTTAEEDIIFSLPKEIRGKLKEAGDEDRALGGRGTRPQSN from the coding sequence ATGGCTACTTCCACTTCCATCCCGGTATCGCTGCCAGTTCCACGGATCCCGCGCGTTCGCCGCACCCCGGCCGAGATCGCCGCTGCGTCCCCGCAGGTTTCCGAGCGCAAGGTCCTGCTTGCGGCCCCGCGCGGCTACTGCGCCGGCGTGGATCGCGCCGTGGTGGCTGTCGAGAAGGCCCTGGAGCACTACGGGCCTCCGGTGTACGTGCGCAAGCAGATCGTGCACAACCTCCATGTGGTTTCCGAATTGGAGTCCCGCGGAGCGATCTTCGTGGAGGAAAACGAGGAAGTTCCCGAGGGCGCCCTGGTGGTCTTCTCTGCCCACGGCGTCTCTCCAGCGGTGGTCCAGTCCGCCGCGGACCGCAACCTGCAGACCATCGACGCCACCTGCCCGCTGGTCACCAAGGTGCACCGCGAGGCCGTGCGCTTCGCCAAGAACGACTACGAGATCCTGCTGATCGGCCATGAAGGCCACGAGGAGGTCGAGGGCACCTACGGGGAAGCTCCGGAGGTCACCACCATCGTGAACAATCCGGAAGAAGCCGACACCGTGCAGGTGAAGGATCCGGACAAGCTGATCTGGCTTTCGCAGACCACCTTGAGCGTGGACGAGACCATGGAGATCGTGCGCCGGCTGCGCAAGCGCTTCCCGAATCTGCAGGATCCGCCCAGCGATGACATCTGCTACGCCACCACCAACCGCCAGGCCGCGATCAAGAACATCGCCCCGCAGGCCGACCTGGTGATCGTGGTCGGCTCGGCCAATTCCTCGAACTCGGTGCGCCTGGTCGAGGTGGCCCTGGATCACGGGGCCAAGGCCGCCTACCGCGTGGACTTCGCCAACGAAGTGGACGAGTCCTGGTTCGAGGGCGTTTCCACCGTGGGCGTGACCTCCGGAGCCTCGGTGCCCGAGGTGCTGGTGCGCGAGGTCGTCTCGCTGCTGGCCGACTACGGATTCACCGACGTGGCCGAGGTGACCACCGCCGAAGAGGACATCATCTTCTCGCTGCCCAAGGAAATCCGCGGCAAGCTCAAGGAAGCCGGCGACGAGGACCGCGCCCTGGGCGGCCGCGGCACCCGCCCGCAGTCCAACTAA
- a CDS encoding SH3 domain-containing protein, with protein MTKRVNFVVVALVATGRKEYFQQFGQALALLLPGAHRTRTLLSIGEQLHKDAVNMLGENFHGLATRSLGALALAAGLIAGSIPLAAAATPASSVAPVARAASVTVASELSIDLPARVRTTANLNLRTGPSTAYSVLLSVPKGTSVPVLGRASSGWYKVSYSGRTGYVSDYYVVAANVRTLDSLNLRTGTSTSYRILITIPKGTTVPAYARASNGWYKVSYGGYTGWVSGTYVTTYPKPPSAPLYSGPNRTSRVVLTFDDCPRTLNEYKAAIDYAASANIGLVLAPTGDCIASYKSRYGVDLPSLARAKGQWVINHSISHPDLRPLSCQQAGAQLSGTGVHTNFGRPPYGAVDGSVRCGYDSRGMAMWIWTRDTEDWDVKSKSITISRASAAVAGDTVLMHMQWYGFSPDSLRQIKANLANRGIGVCRAYRGSDGAGSIVRTSVKLPSSLPC; from the coding sequence GTGACAAAACGGGTGAATTTTGTGGTCGTTGCCCTGGTGGCCACGGGTCGCAAGGAGTATTTCCAACAATTTGGTCAAGCCTTGGCCTTGCTATTGCCCGGTGCCCATCGCACGCGGACACTGTTGAGCATTGGGGAACAACTTCATAAGGACGCAGTCAACATGCTTGGGGAAAATTTTCATGGCCTTGCCACTCGCTCGCTCGGAGCCCTCGCGCTCGCTGCTGGCCTCATCGCCGGTTCTATTCCGTTGGCTGCGGCGGCCACTCCGGCAAGCAGCGTAGCGCCCGTGGCGCGAGCGGCTAGCGTCACGGTGGCCAGCGAATTGTCCATCGACCTGCCTGCCCGGGTCCGAACCACGGCAAATCTGAACCTGCGCACCGGGCCGTCCACCGCCTATTCCGTGCTGCTGAGCGTTCCCAAAGGCACCTCCGTGCCGGTCCTGGGGCGGGCCTCCAGCGGCTGGTACAAGGTCAGCTATTCCGGGCGCACCGGGTATGTCAGCGACTACTACGTGGTCGCGGCCAATGTGCGAACTCTCGACAGCTTGAATCTGCGCACCGGCACCTCGACCAGCTACCGGATCCTGATCACCATCCCGAAAGGAACCACGGTTCCCGCCTACGCGCGGGCCTCCAATGGCTGGTACAAGGTGAGCTATGGCGGATATACCGGCTGGGTCAGCGGCACTTATGTGACCACCTATCCCAAGCCGCCGTCGGCTCCGCTGTATAGCGGCCCGAACCGGACCTCGCGAGTCGTGCTGACCTTTGATGACTGCCCGCGCACCCTGAACGAGTACAAGGCGGCCATCGACTATGCCGCCAGCGCCAATATCGGCCTGGTGCTCGCTCCCACGGGTGATTGCATTGCCTCCTACAAATCCCGCTACGGGGTGGACCTGCCCAGCCTGGCCCGGGCCAAGGGCCAATGGGTTATCAACCATTCGATCAGCCACCCCGATCTGCGCCCGCTCAGTTGCCAACAGGCCGGGGCTCAATTGAGCGGCACCGGCGTGCACACCAACTTCGGGCGCCCGCCCTACGGTGCCGTGGATGGATCGGTGCGCTGCGGCTACGACAGCCGCGGCATGGCCATGTGGATCTGGACGAGGGATACCGAGGACTGGGACGTGAAATCCAAGTCGATCACCATTTCCCGCGCTTCCGCAGCGGTTGCTGGCGACACCGTCTTGATGCACATGCAGTGGTACGGGTTCTCACCGGATTCGCTGCGCCAGATCAAAGCCAATTTGGCTAACCGCGGCATCGGGGTTTGCCGTGCCTACCGGGGATCGGATGGCGCTGGATCGATCGTGCGCACCAGCGTGAAGCTGCCCAGCTCGCTGCCTTGCTGA
- the xseA gene encoding exodeoxyribonuclease VII large subunit, with translation MEPQTAASLPSTAGQTTADNPWPLRVLSEKLKIHIENSPFAWVEGQLLEANVRNGHAYLTLRDVDADNSFSVTIWSSVMRKLETTPQVGSRVVARVKPSFYAKTGRLSLNATDLRPVGLGELLVRLERLRQALGAEGLFDPGHKRALPVLPGRIGLITGRDSDAEKDVLRNATLRWPSAQFRVINTAVQGVDAATQVMAALKELDADPEVDVIVIARGGGALEDLLPFSNEELVRAVFAAQTPVVSAIGHEADRPILDDVADLRASTPTDAAKRIVPDLNEEFSGLQLARNRLERSINNLLEREAQLLAAVRERPVLANPQVMVTSRAEDLARYRQRSSDLLHYRVQRARDEITHLKSQVRALSPQQTLDRGYSVTQLADGSIVREAANAPVNTEIFIRLASGQLAAQTTESLPAGDAAR, from the coding sequence ATGGAGCCCCAAACAGCAGCGAGCTTGCCAAGCACGGCAGGGCAGACCACGGCGGATAATCCTTGGCCGTTGCGAGTCCTTTCGGAAAAGCTCAAAATCCATATTGAGAACTCCCCCTTCGCCTGGGTTGAAGGGCAGCTTCTGGAAGCCAATGTGCGCAACGGGCATGCCTACCTGACCCTGCGCGATGTCGATGCAGACAATTCGTTTTCGGTGACCATCTGGTCCTCGGTCATGCGCAAGCTGGAGACCACGCCACAGGTTGGCTCCCGCGTCGTTGCCCGCGTCAAGCCAAGCTTTTATGCCAAGACCGGGCGCCTTTCGCTGAACGCCACCGACCTGCGGCCGGTCGGCCTGGGCGAGCTATTGGTGCGCCTGGAGCGGCTACGCCAAGCACTGGGCGCCGAAGGCCTTTTCGACCCGGGCCACAAGCGGGCGCTCCCGGTGCTTCCAGGACGCATCGGCTTGATCACCGGACGCGACTCGGATGCCGAAAAGGATGTGCTGCGCAATGCCACGCTGCGCTGGCCCTCGGCACAGTTCAGGGTCATCAATACCGCAGTGCAGGGTGTGGACGCTGCCACCCAGGTCATGGCGGCGCTCAAGGAACTCGATGCTGATCCAGAGGTTGATGTGATCGTCATTGCCCGCGGCGGCGGCGCTTTGGAAGACCTTCTGCCGTTTTCCAATGAGGAGCTGGTCCGCGCGGTCTTCGCCGCGCAGACCCCGGTGGTCTCGGCCATTGGCCACGAGGCTGATCGGCCGATCCTCGACGACGTGGCGGACTTGCGCGCCTCAACCCCGACGGACGCGGCCAAGCGCATCGTTCCGGATCTCAATGAGGAATTCAGCGGATTGCAGTTGGCACGCAACCGCCTTGAGCGTTCCATCAACAATTTGCTGGAGCGCGAGGCCCAATTGCTGGCCGCCGTCCGTGAACGTCCGGTGCTGGCCAACCCGCAGGTCATGGTGACCAGCCGTGCCGAGGACCTGGCCCGCTATCGGCAGCGTTCCAGCGACCTATTGCACTACCGGGTGCAGCGTGCCCGCGACGAGATTACCCATCTGAAATCGCAGGTTCGCGCCCTCTCCCCGCAACAGACCTTGGACCGCGGCTATTCGGTCACCCAGTTGGCCGACGGCAGCATTGTGCGTGAAGCCGCCAACGCTCCGGTCAACACCGAAATCTTCATTCGGCTGGCATCGGGCCAATTGGCGGCGCAAACCACCGAATCCCTGCCTGCCGGCGACGCCGCACGCTAA
- a CDS encoding exodeoxyribonuclease VII small subunit encodes MTAQIPEDIAKLSYEQAREELLTVVNQLETGGVALEASLALWERGEALAAHCENWLNGVSQRLEQARAKQVGADSE; translated from the coding sequence ATGACTGCACAAATCCCTGAAGATATTGCCAAGCTCTCCTACGAGCAAGCCCGCGAAGAACTGCTCACCGTGGTCAACCAGCTGGAGACCGGCGGCGTGGCCCTGGAGGCTTCACTGGCTTTGTGGGAACGCGGCGAAGCCCTTGCCGCCCACTGCGAAAATTGGCTCAATGGAGTTTCGCAGCGCCTGGAGCAGGCCCGCGCCAAGCAGGTCGGCGCAGACTCGGAATAA
- a CDS encoding PPK2 family polyphosphate kinase yields MSTYPANLLEALRAEPGLKLSQRATKDPGWWPDDAPQNKKAAQQRMEEIAQPLSDLQERLFAASVQGQAAPSVLLVLQGMDTSGKGGIVRHVMGMLDPQGVEHHAFKAPTPEESAHDFLWRITKRLPGRGMVGVFDRSHYEDVLIARVKQLASPDILDSRYMKIVDFEKQLAQQNIHPIKVMLHISKEEQYERLAERLERPDKHWKYSPGDIDDRLLWEDYQQAYEIAINRTDNSAAPWQVVPADQKWRARLCVAELLLDTLQQITVPWPAADFDVAAEKARLEATR; encoded by the coding sequence TTGAGCACATACCCCGCGAACCTGCTCGAAGCCCTGCGTGCCGAGCCGGGCCTGAAACTTTCACAAAGGGCAACCAAGGATCCCGGGTGGTGGCCCGACGATGCGCCACAGAACAAGAAGGCAGCGCAACAGCGCATGGAAGAGATCGCCCAGCCGCTCTCGGATCTCCAGGAACGGCTCTTCGCGGCATCGGTTCAGGGACAGGCCGCGCCTTCGGTGCTGCTGGTTCTCCAGGGCATGGATACCTCGGGCAAGGGCGGCATTGTGCGCCACGTGATGGGCATGCTGGATCCCCAAGGTGTGGAGCACCATGCGTTCAAGGCTCCCACGCCCGAGGAATCCGCCCATGATTTCTTGTGGCGCATCACCAAGCGCTTGCCAGGCAGGGGAATGGTTGGAGTCTTTGACCGCTCCCACTATGAGGACGTCTTGATCGCTCGTGTCAAGCAGCTGGCCAGCCCGGACATCCTTGATTCTCGCTATATGAAAATCGTGGACTTTGAGAAGCAATTGGCACAGCAGAACATCCACCCGATCAAGGTCATGCTGCATATCAGCAAGGAGGAGCAGTACGAGCGCCTGGCTGAACGCCTGGAACGCCCGGACAAGCATTGGAAGTACTCGCCCGGGGATATCGATGACCGCTTGCTGTGGGAGGACTACCAGCAGGCCTACGAGATCGCCATCAACCGGACCGATAATTCTGCAGCCCCATGGCAGGTAGTTCCTGCGGATCAGAAATGGCGGGCGCGGCTGTGCGTTGCGGAGCTGCTGTTGGACACGCTGCAGCAAATTACCGTGCCATGGCCAGCAGCCGACTTCGATGTGGCCGCTGAAAAAGCCCGGCTGGAAGCCACCAGGTAG
- a CDS encoding pyridoxal phosphate-dependent aminotransferase yields the protein MAEFKQSTKLHNVLYDIRGPLLEHAQRMESEGHRILKLNIGNPAPFGFEAPDAVLVDMIRNLPNAQGYSDSRGILSARTAVSQYYQTRGIQTIGVDDIYLGNGVSELITLSLNALLNNGDEILIPAPDYPLWTASVSLAGGTPVHYLNTEEEGWLPDLEDMEAKITDRTKGIVVINPNNPTGAVYPKETLEGILELARKHGLIVYSDEIYEKILYEDAVHINTASLADDVLILTFSGLSKAYRVCGFRAGWMAISGPKHQAADYIEGINLLTNMRLCANVPAQHAIQTALGGYQSINDLILPGGRLLEQRDAAYDLLSAIPGVSVQKAKGSLYMFPKLDPEVYPMHDDEVFALELLKAQKILITQGTAFNWVRPDHFRLVTLPSVRDLTDAVGRIGQFLEDWRARA from the coding sequence ATGGCAGAATTCAAGCAATCGACGAAACTGCACAACGTCCTCTACGACATCCGCGGTCCGCTGCTGGAGCATGCGCAGCGCATGGAGTCCGAAGGGCACCGTATCCTGAAGCTGAACATCGGCAATCCCGCGCCGTTCGGCTTCGAGGCGCCCGACGCGGTGCTTGTCGACATGATTCGCAACCTGCCAAATGCCCAGGGCTACTCGGATTCCCGCGGCATCCTTTCTGCTCGTACCGCGGTCTCGCAGTACTATCAGACCCGTGGCATCCAGACCATTGGCGTGGACGACATCTACCTTGGCAACGGTGTTTCCGAGCTCATCACCCTGTCGCTGAATGCGCTATTGAACAACGGCGACGAGATCCTGATCCCCGCCCCTGACTACCCGCTGTGGACCGCATCGGTTTCGCTGGCCGGTGGCACCCCGGTGCACTACCTGAATACCGAGGAAGAGGGATGGCTTCCCGACCTGGAAGACATGGAAGCCAAGATCACCGATCGCACCAAGGGCATCGTGGTCATCAACCCGAACAACCCCACCGGTGCCGTCTATCCGAAGGAAACCCTTGAAGGGATTCTGGAACTGGCGCGCAAGCATGGTCTGATTGTCTACTCGGATGAGATCTACGAAAAGATCCTCTACGAAGACGCAGTGCACATCAACACCGCTTCGCTAGCCGATGACGTGCTGATCCTGACCTTCTCCGGATTGTCCAAGGCGTACCGCGTATGTGGTTTCCGCGCAGGCTGGATGGCCATCTCCGGCCCCAAGCACCAGGCCGCGGACTACATCGAGGGCATCAACCTGCTGACCAATATGCGCTTATGTGCCAACGTGCCAGCGCAGCATGCGATTCAGACGGCGTTGGGCGGATACCAGTCCATCAACGACTTGATCCTGCCCGGCGGACGCCTGCTGGAACAGCGCGATGCGGCCTATGACCTGCTCTCGGCCATCCCAGGAGTCTCGGTGCAGAAGGCCAAGGGCTCGCTGTACATGTTCCCGAAACTGGATCCAGAAGTGTATCCGATGCACGACGACGAGGTTTTCGCCTTGGAACTGCTCAAGGCGCAGAAAATCCTGATTACCCAGGGCACCGCCTTCAACTGGGTGCGTCCCGACCATTTCCGGCTGGTGACCCTGCCTAGCGTGCGGGACTTGACCGACGCTGTGGGACGGATCGGACAGTTCTTGGAGGACTGGCGCGCCCGCGCATAG
- a CDS encoding glycine betaine ABC transporter substrate-binding protein: MNLRKTSSLGVLCLALLLPLSACTNNEPAAPAESNQAAVLKLARGGQPVQQALAEVYKNALAAEGYDVEINKSTDNPYQQVLDGQADIAVDYAGAALGMSKDAASITGEDGVLSVDDLKNLRTEINDSDGKVAALELSAADSGKVLVMSSAEAQTHSVDSLSSLAGDCQKITIITDDSETKNLEAALKTEGCEKPKVSVVESADLATQLRASVDRAVALSAGNAMISDEGFMIISDTAKLFDAQPFMLLANGNVDDKARGELNKITGDLSQQTLVDLNRMVTGPGAMKPAQAATRWEWIID, from the coding sequence ATGAACTTGCGAAAAACCTCCAGTCTTGGTGTCCTGTGCCTTGCCCTGTTGTTGCCACTGTCTGCTTGCACCAACAACGAACCGGCGGCTCCGGCTGAGTCGAACCAGGCCGCAGTTTTGAAGTTGGCACGTGGCGGGCAGCCGGTGCAGCAGGCATTAGCCGAGGTCTACAAGAATGCTTTGGCGGCCGAGGGATACGACGTAGAGATCAACAAGTCCACGGACAACCCCTATCAGCAAGTACTTGACGGGCAGGCGGACATCGCCGTGGATTACGCAGGAGCTGCGCTGGGCATGTCCAAGGACGCCGCCAGCATCACAGGCGAAGACGGTGTGCTCTCCGTTGATGACTTGAAGAATTTGCGCACCGAGATCAATGATTCGGATGGCAAGGTCGCCGCATTGGAGCTGAGCGCCGCTGATTCAGGCAAAGTCCTTGTGATGAGCTCGGCCGAGGCGCAAACCCACAGTGTTGATTCCCTGTCCTCGTTGGCTGGTGATTGCCAGAAGATCACGATCATTACCGATGATTCGGAGACGAAGAATCTGGAAGCGGCACTCAAAACCGAAGGTTGCGAGAAGCCCAAGGTTTCTGTGGTGGAGAGCGCTGATCTTGCGACTCAGCTGCGAGCTTCAGTGGACCGCGCCGTCGCCCTGAGCGCCGGCAACGCGATGATTTCCGATGAGGGCTTCATGATCATTTCCGATACCGCCAAGCTCTTTGACGCGCAGCCTTTCATGTTGCTGGCCAACGGCAACGTGGATGACAAGGCCCGCGGCGAGTTGAACAAAATCACCGGGGATCTGTCACAGCAGACCTTGGTGGATTTGAATCGAATGGTCACCGGGCCCGGGGCGATGAAGCCCGCGCAGGCGGCGACCCGCTGGGAATGGATTATCGACTAG
- a CDS encoding NUDIX hydrolase, with product MTRRSEHTGEFFDTRLAAYCLVEHEGKILLTLWDMRHRDPKFTPRWSLPGGGIDLGEPIVEGAKREVYEETGYAVGELSLLDVTTGVIPGAKRYSGEGHPMQTVAVTYRAKLTGGELRHEVNGSTSQAAWFSREEIGQLNCIERVDSILRLTAPRE from the coding sequence ATGACACGACGTTCAGAGCATACCGGTGAATTCTTCGATACCAGGCTTGCGGCCTACTGCTTGGTGGAACACGAAGGAAAGATACTGCTGACGCTCTGGGACATGCGCCATCGTGATCCAAAATTCACGCCTCGCTGGTCGCTTCCCGGCGGCGGCATCGACCTGGGCGAACCAATTGTCGAAGGCGCCAAACGCGAAGTGTATGAAGAGACCGGTTACGCGGTGGGGGAGCTTTCACTGCTGGATGTCACCACCGGTGTGATTCCCGGAGCAAAACGCTACTCGGGTGAAGGGCATCCGATGCAAACCGTGGCCGTGACCTACCGGGCGAAACTTACCGGCGGCGAATTGCGCCATGAGGTCAATGGATCTACCAGCCAGGCCGCGTGGTTCTCGCGCGAAGAAATCGGCCAGCTCAATTGCATCGAGCGGGTGGACAGCATTTTGCGACTGACCGCGCCTCGCGAGTAA
- a CDS encoding Lrp/AsnC family transcriptional regulator, with the protein MAQHSEHSSNVDLDEIDRIIIDELVANARISNATLAQRAGIAPSTALLRTRSLVERGILTGYHAEVALGTVGRTVQALISVKLRAHDREKIDTFVERIPSLPEVLSMFHVSGGTDYLLHIAVGSTDHLRDWVLDNLATDESVGHTETTLVFAHHRGNRGPLPSDDMMS; encoded by the coding sequence ATGGCCCAGCACTCAGAGCATTCTTCAAACGTCGATCTTGATGAAATAGATCGAATCATCATCGACGAATTGGTCGCCAACGCGCGCATCTCCAATGCCACGCTCGCCCAGCGTGCAGGCATCGCCCCCTCCACGGCCCTGCTGCGCACCCGCTCACTGGTTGAGCGCGGCATCCTCACCGGCTACCATGCAGAGGTTGCTCTCGGCACTGTGGGCCGCACCGTCCAGGCCCTGATCTCGGTGAAGCTTCGCGCCCATGACCGCGAAAAGATCGATACCTTCGTGGAGCGCATCCCCAGCCTTCCAGAGGTGCTCTCGATGTTCCACGTTTCGGGCGGAACCGACTACCTTCTGCATATCGCTGTCGGGTCAACCGACCACTTGCGCGACTGGGTGCTGGACAACCTGGCCACCGACGAATCGGTGGGCCACACCGAAACCACTTTGGTCTTTGCCCACCACCGCGGCAACCGTGGACCACTGCCCTCAGACGACATGATGAGCTAG
- a CDS encoding GNAT family N-acetyltransferase, producing MFFSRRASQLVPELGSDRLLLRQLTMRDETEWINLRYANAQWLSPWDPTSPMGPPESMTYRQMIAGKDEAARDGTGYSWAIVLPQLHQSRPPLIGQVSLSAVQYGAARTASIGYWIDRNHAGFGLMPEACALVVDHCFDDLQLHRLEINIRPENAPSLRVVEKLGFRDEGVRRAYLHIDGAWRDHRTFALNREELSSTMLERIYERKA from the coding sequence ATGTTCTTCTCTCGCCGTGCCTCGCAGCTGGTTCCCGAACTGGGTTCGGACCGTTTGCTGCTGCGCCAGTTGACCATGCGCGACGAGACCGAATGGATCAACTTGCGGTATGCCAATGCGCAATGGCTAAGCCCGTGGGATCCCACCAGCCCGATGGGGCCGCCGGAGTCTATGACTTATCGGCAGATGATCGCCGGCAAGGATGAGGCGGCGCGGGACGGCACCGGCTATTCATGGGCCATTGTCCTGCCACAGCTGCATCAGTCCAGGCCGCCATTGATCGGACAGGTATCGCTGTCCGCTGTCCAATACGGTGCCGCGCGCACTGCTTCCATCGGCTATTGGATTGATCGCAACCATGCAGGCTTCGGGCTGATGCCCGAAGCATGTGCGCTGGTGGTTGATCACTGTTTTGATGACCTGCAGTTGCATCGCCTTGAGATCAACATCCGCCCCGAGAATGCCCCGAGCCTGCGCGTAGTCGAGAAGCTGGGATTCCGGGACGAAGGGGTGCGCCGGGCGTACTTGCACATCGATGGCGCGTGGCGTGATCATCGGACCTTTGCCTTGAACCGTGAAGAGCTTTCCAGCACGATGCTCGAACGCATCTACGAACGCAAAGCTTGA
- a CDS encoding 5-formyltetrahydrofolate cyclo-ligase, with product MTANPANNHDTEKNAVRASIRAARDSMDTRTRAELGEKLAGTVLGYLAQSTGIVRKVAAYTSSPGEPDTAKLLDAMVDEGIEVFLPVCEPGFALSWAAYVPGIEFQRSTLAPVMEPVGPRLGTQLFDDINTLIIPALAIDEQGLRLGQGGGYYDRFLPLIEDSPVRVAAIVYDNEFVPAGTFPVAEHDQPVDLVFTPAQVHQII from the coding sequence ATGACTGCGAACCCTGCGAACAACCACGACACCGAGAAGAATGCTGTCCGCGCGTCCATCCGAGCGGCCAGAGATTCAATGGATACCCGGACGCGTGCCGAGCTTGGCGAAAAGCTGGCTGGAACAGTTCTCGGATATCTGGCGCAGAGCACCGGTATTGTCCGCAAGGTTGCCGCCTATACTTCCTCCCCCGGCGAGCCTGATACCGCGAAGCTCCTGGATGCCATGGTCGATGAAGGCATTGAGGTGTTCCTGCCCGTATGCGAACCAGGGTTCGCCTTGTCCTGGGCTGCCTATGTGCCGGGGATTGAATTCCAGCGCAGCACCCTGGCCCCGGTGATGGAACCGGTAGGGCCACGGCTGGGAACGCAGCTGTTTGATGACATCAATACGCTGATCATCCCGGCGCTTGCCATCGATGAGCAAGGGCTTCGCCTGGGACAGGGCGGCGGCTACTACGACCGCTTCCTGCCGCTCATCGAGGATTCACCGGTGCGGGTCGCGGCAATCGTTTACGACAATGAATTCGTCCCTGCCGGCACCTTCCCTGTCGCCGAGCATGACCAGCCGGTGGACCTCGTATTCACCCCTGCACAGGTGCACCAGATCATCTAG